One region of Polynucleobacter sp. MWH-Aus1W21 genomic DNA includes:
- a CDS encoding MmgE/PrpD family protein, which produces MTNQHLSRELANFAANLKSADIPDEVMSRAEDLLVDWFGSAIAGKGSRPVELITQFAQNMGGFDTNHAGPSEVLVSRKTSSPFLAAMANAAASHVAEQDDVHNGSVFHPATVVFPPALACAQAIGASGEELLVAAIAGYEVGIRVGEFLGRSHYKVFHTTGTAGTLAAAAAAGRLLKLLPEQMLNAFGSAGTQSAGLWEFLRDAADSKQLHTAHAASTGLMSAYIAQAGFTGAQHILEGKQGLAAGMSSDSDPSKLVDRLGSRWALAETSFKYYASCRHTHPAADALLQVMLANKLSPSDIAKVETLVHQGAIDVLGPVTNPATVHQSKFSMGTVLALVAHYQFAGLQEFDKHFHDDEICAFRERVTMTLDPEVDGAYPQRWIGKVKVHLKNGQVLDGRVDEPKGDPGNTLSRAEITDKAMRLAAFSGGASPAEMNKAIDLLWNIRKQAKIGFLLPSN; this is translated from the coding sequence ATGACCAATCAACATCTTTCTCGTGAACTAGCTAACTTTGCGGCCAACCTTAAATCCGCAGACATACCTGATGAAGTCATGAGCCGCGCCGAAGATTTATTGGTGGACTGGTTTGGCTCTGCCATCGCTGGGAAAGGCTCGCGCCCCGTTGAGCTCATTACCCAATTTGCACAAAATATGGGTGGGTTTGATACAAACCACGCTGGCCCATCCGAGGTTCTCGTCTCTCGTAAAACCTCGAGCCCTTTTTTGGCGGCAATGGCAAATGCGGCAGCATCCCACGTAGCAGAGCAAGATGATGTACACAATGGCTCGGTCTTTCATCCGGCAACGGTTGTATTTCCGCCGGCACTTGCTTGTGCTCAAGCAATTGGTGCATCTGGTGAAGAATTATTGGTTGCCGCAATAGCGGGCTATGAAGTTGGTATTCGAGTTGGTGAATTTCTAGGTCGCTCTCATTACAAAGTGTTTCACACCACTGGAACCGCTGGCACTCTTGCAGCGGCGGCTGCAGCTGGAAGACTTCTGAAACTTTTGCCAGAGCAAATGCTCAACGCCTTTGGTTCAGCGGGGACACAGTCAGCTGGTCTTTGGGAATTTTTACGCGATGCTGCCGACTCTAAGCAACTACATACCGCACATGCAGCCTCTACCGGCTTAATGTCTGCTTATATTGCTCAAGCTGGCTTTACAGGTGCGCAGCACATCCTTGAGGGCAAGCAAGGACTCGCTGCTGGCATGTCCAGCGATAGCGATCCAAGTAAGCTCGTAGATCGATTGGGTAGTCGCTGGGCTTTAGCAGAGACTAGTTTTAAGTACTACGCCTCATGCCGTCATACCCACCCTGCTGCTGACGCCTTATTACAAGTGATGTTGGCTAATAAGCTATCCCCTAGCGATATCGCCAAGGTCGAGACTTTAGTTCATCAGGGCGCTATCGATGTTTTAGGACCGGTCACTAATCCGGCCACCGTCCATCAATCGAAGTTTTCTATGGGCACAGTCTTGGCTTTAGTTGCTCATTATCAATTTGCCGGTCTTCAAGAGTTCGACAAGCACTTTCATGATGATGAGATCTGCGCATTCCGCGAGCGCGTTACGATGACTCTGGATCCTGAAGTGGATGGTGCCTATCCACAACGCTGGATTGGTAAAGTCAAAGTACATTTAAAGAATGGGCAAGTATTGGATGGTCGTGTAGACGAACCTAAGGGCGATCCCGGCAATACCCTGTCTCGCGCAGAAATTACCGACAAAGCGATGCGTCTAGCCGCCTTTAGTGGTGGCGCCAGCCCAGCCGAGATGAATAAAGCAATTGATCTCTTGTGGAATATCCGCAAACAAGCCAAGATAGGCTTTCTACTTCCTTCGAATTAA
- a CDS encoding extracellular solute-binding protein — protein MPTLKPIRQIAHFLLLALLVGLGVNAAMAGQGIAQYGKPKYLDGFAHFDYVNPNAPRGGTLVLPNPGQRTSFDKFNPFTLRGITAPGIDLMFESLAEGSADEVSSIYGLLADDIQVAKDHKSVTFHIRSEAKFSDGSPVLAADVKYSFDTLMSGKAHPRYKTTFADIKEAVILSERSIRFDFKNDNAELPILAGTFPVFSRNWGKRSDGSMIPFEKLAFEAPIASGPYLIESFKAGKSIVYKKNPNYWADQLSKPLNVRVGFYNFDRVLYKLYSDDAVRLEAFKAGEFDALVEYRAKIWAKGYVGSKFDKGILLKKAFLNHNGAGMQGFAMNVRRPIFKDARVREALGYALDFEWLNRQIFFDQYSRINSYFTNSDLSANFDGPRKPTEAELKLLKPLKVKYPQWVPDAVFGPMPAAPSTKPPGSLRQNLKKARELLMHAGWQYRDGALRNEKGEPFRFEIVEDGGFFLRVISAYVRNLEKLGVQVDIRTSDFALHQKRMNEYDFDMTTVRFQDSQNPGNELWDRFGSQAAKEKGSDNVIGVQSPVVDALIEEITKAQNREQLRTATRALDRVLWNSYYVVPQWYNPTHRVAFRHEMRYPEPPLYYSAELWIMQNWWKEESK, from the coding sequence ATGCCCACCTTAAAACCCATTCGCCAAATTGCCCATTTCCTGCTGCTAGCCCTGCTAGTAGGGCTAGGAGTCAATGCAGCCATGGCGGGACAGGGCATTGCGCAATACGGCAAACCCAAGTATCTCGATGGATTTGCCCATTTTGATTACGTTAATCCAAATGCTCCCCGTGGGGGAACCTTGGTATTGCCCAATCCAGGGCAAAGAACCAGTTTTGATAAATTTAATCCGTTTACTCTGCGTGGCATTACCGCTCCGGGTATAGATTTGATGTTTGAGTCTTTGGCTGAGGGAAGCGCTGATGAGGTGTCGAGTATTTACGGGTTATTGGCAGACGATATCCAAGTAGCCAAAGATCACAAATCCGTGACGTTTCATATTCGTTCAGAAGCAAAGTTTTCTGATGGCAGTCCAGTATTGGCAGCTGACGTTAAATATAGCTTTGATACTTTAATGAGTGGTAAAGCCCACCCACGCTACAAGACAACTTTTGCTGATATTAAAGAAGCGGTAATTTTATCTGAGCGCTCCATCCGCTTTGACTTTAAAAATGACAATGCAGAGCTGCCAATTCTCGCTGGCACCTTTCCTGTGTTTTCACGCAACTGGGGTAAGCGGTCTGATGGATCGATGATTCCATTTGAGAAACTCGCCTTTGAAGCGCCTATCGCAAGCGGTCCTTATTTGATTGAGTCATTTAAAGCTGGCAAGTCGATTGTTTATAAAAAGAACCCAAACTATTGGGCCGATCAACTCAGCAAACCCTTGAATGTGCGCGTTGGTTTTTATAACTTTGATCGAGTGCTGTACAAGCTCTACAGTGATGATGCTGTCAGGTTAGAAGCCTTTAAGGCAGGGGAGTTTGATGCTCTAGTGGAGTATCGCGCCAAAATCTGGGCCAAAGGCTATGTTGGTTCAAAGTTTGATAAAGGCATCTTATTAAAGAAAGCATTCCTTAATCACAATGGCGCTGGTATGCAAGGTTTTGCAATGAATGTACGTCGCCCAATCTTTAAGGATGCGCGTGTTCGCGAAGCATTGGGATATGCCTTAGATTTTGAGTGGCTCAATCGTCAGATATTTTTTGATCAATACAGTCGCATCAATAGCTACTTTACGAATAGCGACTTAAGTGCCAATTTTGACGGCCCTCGTAAACCAACTGAAGCTGAGTTGAAATTACTTAAACCTCTGAAAGTTAAATATCCACAGTGGGTTCCAGATGCTGTTTTTGGTCCAATGCCTGCGGCACCATCAACTAAGCCACCTGGAAGTTTGCGTCAGAACCTGAAAAAAGCGCGAGAGCTTCTCATGCATGCGGGATGGCAGTATCGCGACGGCGCATTGCGCAATGAAAAGGGTGAGCCATTTCGTTTTGAGATTGTGGAAGATGGCGGTTTCTTCTTGCGGGTGATATCTGCGTATGTCCGGAACTTAGAGAAGTTGGGTGTACAGGTAGATATTCGTACGAGCGACTTTGCCTTGCATCAAAAGCGTATGAATGAATATGACTTTGATATGACCACCGTACGATTCCAGGATTCTCAAAACCCAGGCAACGAACTCTGGGACCGCTTTGGTAGCCAAGCAGCTAAAGAAAAGGGTTCCGATAATGTGATTGGTGTGCAATCACCCGTAGTTGATGCTTTGATTGAAGAAATTACCAAAGCGCAAAATCGTGAGCAGTTAAGAACCGCTACGAGAGCACTTGATCGTGTCTTGTGGAATAGTTATTACGTAGTTCCTCAGTGGTACAACCCAACCCATCGCGTTGCCTTCCGTCACGAGATGCGCTACCCAGAGCCACCTCTGTACTATTCAGCAGAGCTGTGGATCATGCAAAATTGGTGGAAAGAGGAGTCTAAATAA
- a CDS encoding tripartite tricarboxylate transporter substrate binding protein → MEIKLKVKKFLFSGIAAALTAGAFLSTSALAQKDWPTKSIQLVVPFAAGGPTDSIARLIAVPMGQALGQTVVVENVPGAGGTIASTKVARAAPDGYTIYIHHMGMATAQALYDKLPYDPMTSFEYIGQVADVPMVLLGKKDLPANNFKELEAYIRANGSKVTMANAGPGAVSQLCGLLFQSRMGVKLTNIPYKGTGPALTDLLGGQVDLLCDQTTQTIPYIKDGRVKAFGTTTMKRLPAIPNVPTLNEQGLKGFEVKVWHGVYAPKGTPQPILDKINAALKKALNNPDVKKRLEDANIDIVPAEKVSAKGLKDHLDKEINVWGPVIRKANIPD, encoded by the coding sequence ATGGAGATCAAATTGAAAGTGAAGAAATTTTTATTTTCAGGAATTGCTGCAGCATTAACCGCTGGCGCATTTCTAAGCACTAGCGCTCTTGCGCAAAAAGACTGGCCTACTAAATCAATTCAATTGGTCGTTCCATTTGCAGCTGGTGGCCCTACTGACTCTATCGCCCGTTTAATTGCAGTGCCAATGGGTCAAGCCCTCGGCCAAACTGTGGTTGTTGAGAACGTTCCAGGCGCTGGCGGCACAATCGCCTCTACCAAAGTAGCGCGCGCTGCACCAGATGGCTACACCATCTACATTCACCACATGGGCATGGCCACTGCGCAGGCTTTGTATGACAAGCTCCCATACGATCCTATGACTAGCTTTGAATATATCGGTCAAGTTGCTGACGTACCAATGGTACTTTTGGGCAAAAAAGATTTGCCAGCAAACAACTTTAAAGAACTTGAGGCGTATATCAGAGCCAATGGCTCTAAAGTCACCATGGCCAATGCTGGTCCAGGCGCAGTTTCCCAGTTATGCGGATTGTTATTTCAGAGTCGCATGGGCGTTAAGTTAACTAACATTCCTTACAAAGGAACCGGCCCTGCTCTAACAGACCTTTTGGGTGGTCAAGTTGACCTCTTGTGTGACCAAACAACTCAGACTATTCCGTACATCAAGGATGGTCGTGTAAAGGCTTTTGGTACAACCACCATGAAGCGTTTGCCAGCCATTCCGAATGTTCCAACTTTGAACGAACAAGGCCTCAAAGGCTTCGAAGTTAAAGTTTGGCACGGCGTTTATGCACCAAAAGGCACTCCACAGCCAATCTTGGATAAGATCAATGCTGCTTTGAAGAAAGCATTGAATAATCCTGATGTGAAGAAGCGTTTGGAAGATGCCAATATTGACATCGTTCCAGCAGAGAAAGTTTCTGCCAAAGGCTTGAAAGATCATCTTGATAAAGAGATCAACGTTTGGGGCCCAGTGATTCGTAAAGCGAACATTCCAGACTAA
- a CDS encoding ABC transporter permease — translation MNRWQRFKNSRMGYASLWIFMVLFGLSMCAELIANDKPLVVRYEGHFYFPIVKSQPETVFGGDFATPTDFLDPDIRQNITSNGNWAIYPPIHYSYETLNYFSKVPNPAPPSWENWLGTDDRGRDVLARLIYGFRLSILFGLALTIVGVSVGIITGSLMGFFGGKFDLISQRLIEIWSAMPELYLLIIFASIFNPSVSLLIILLAAFGWMGLSDYVRAEFFRNRALEYVRAARALGLTNVQIMWRHILPNSLTPVITFLPFRMSAAILSLTSLDFLGLGVPPGTPSLGELLSQGKSNLDAWWISLSTFVVLVATLLLLTFMGEALRNAFDSRKAGLMSGGRS, via the coding sequence ATGAATCGTTGGCAACGTTTTAAAAATAGTCGCATGGGCTACGCCAGCCTATGGATTTTCATGGTGCTCTTCGGTTTATCGATGTGCGCCGAGTTGATTGCTAATGACAAGCCTTTGGTGGTTCGCTATGAAGGCCATTTCTATTTTCCGATCGTGAAGAGTCAGCCAGAAACGGTATTTGGTGGAGACTTCGCCACGCCGACGGATTTCTTGGATCCAGACATTCGTCAAAATATTACGAGTAACGGTAACTGGGCAATCTATCCACCGATTCACTATAGCTACGAGACACTTAATTACTTCTCTAAAGTGCCTAATCCAGCACCACCTTCATGGGAAAACTGGCTGGGGACGGATGACCGCGGGCGCGATGTGCTGGCACGTTTGATCTACGGCTTTCGCTTATCCATTCTTTTTGGTTTGGCGCTCACCATTGTTGGTGTCAGTGTGGGCATCATTACTGGATCCCTGATGGGATTCTTTGGCGGTAAGTTTGATTTGATTTCTCAGCGACTGATTGAGATTTGGTCGGCCATGCCGGAGTTGTACTTACTTATTATTTTTGCTTCGATCTTTAACCCCAGCGTTTCCTTGCTCATCATTTTGCTGGCAGCCTTTGGTTGGATGGGCTTATCGGATTACGTTCGTGCGGAATTCTTCCGCAACCGCGCCTTGGAGTATGTGCGTGCGGCACGCGCATTAGGTCTTACCAATGTGCAGATTATGTGGCGCCATATCTTGCCCAACAGCTTGACACCAGTGATTACCTTTTTGCCATTCCGCATGAGTGCAGCAATTCTTTCTTTAACGAGCTTGGATTTCTTGGGCTTGGGAGTGCCTCCAGGAACGCCAAGCTTGGGTGAGCTGTTATCTCAAGGCAAGAGTAATCTTGATGCTTGGTGGATCTCCTTATCAACCTTTGTGGTTTTGGTAGCAACCTTGCTGCTATTAACCTTTATGGGCGAGGCATTACGTAACGCATTTGATTCTCGTAAAGCCGGCTTGATGAGTGGAGGTCGCTCATGA
- a CDS encoding MaoC family dehydratase N-terminal domain-containing protein, which translates to MEVMRIEPQTISHLQEWLGKTESLQDTVTSAPVRALSATLDREDPAPSKGTFLPELWHWLYFLPHARESEIGPDGHPKRGGFLPPVPLPRRMWAGSRIEWLKPLAVGDEIERVSTIESVTHKAGRTGDLIFVLVNHKISNQNGLAIIEEHDIVYRDAPGPDEKPVAPTPAPTDAKWSKTITPDDVLLFRYSALTFNGHRIHYDRKYVTEVEGYPGLIVHGPLIATLLVDLVRQSIPGCKLKSFEFRAIRPTFDINIFKVNAKPDLEKDPSGKTISIWAQDHEGWLTMQATAVLA; encoded by the coding sequence ATGGAAGTTATGCGAATCGAACCTCAAACCATCTCCCATCTTCAAGAATGGCTCGGTAAAACGGAGTCATTACAAGACACCGTTACATCAGCGCCAGTGCGCGCCCTATCGGCCACTTTAGATCGTGAAGATCCTGCGCCAAGTAAAGGCACTTTTTTACCGGAGTTGTGGCACTGGCTGTACTTCTTACCTCATGCCCGCGAATCTGAAATTGGTCCTGACGGCCATCCAAAACGCGGCGGTTTTTTGCCTCCCGTTCCCTTGCCACGTCGCATGTGGGCAGGCAGCCGAATCGAATGGCTAAAACCATTAGCTGTTGGCGATGAAATTGAAAGAGTTTCCACAATTGAGTCTGTCACTCATAAAGCAGGTCGCACTGGTGATTTGATTTTCGTATTGGTCAATCACAAGATCTCCAATCAAAATGGACTCGCAATTATTGAAGAACATGACATCGTGTATCGCGATGCTCCTGGACCAGACGAAAAGCCCGTAGCACCCACCCCCGCACCAACAGATGCCAAATGGAGCAAAACAATTACGCCAGATGATGTATTGCTGTTTCGCTACTCAGCACTGACATTTAATGGTCATCGCATTCACTATGATCGCAAATATGTCACTGAGGTTGAGGGCTATCCAGGCTTAATCGTGCATGGTCCTTTAATTGCAACCCTACTGGTTGATTTAGTACGTCAAAGTATTCCAGGGTGCAAACTCAAGAGTTTTGAGTTCCGTGCAATACGGCCTACTTTTGATATCAATATATTTAAAGTAAATGCCAAACCTGATTTAGAAAAAGATCCTAGTGGTAAAACGATTTCGATCTGGGCACAAGACCATGAAGGCTGGCTCACCATGCAAGCAACCGCTGTTTTAGCCTAA
- a CDS encoding CoA ester lyase, whose product MNPLDTPLGFSTNFLFVPGTRPERFIKALDSGASGVVLDLEDAVAEEDKVSARDAIRTAWPSFSAEQKKRLVIRTNSPGSKFYAADLILAQELQVACLLIPKSESLDQINGAALILPNTAIIPMIETAVGLDQLKEIANANQVIRLALGNLDLQADLGMVCDRQETELQTARYQIVLASRLAQIAPPIDGVTPSTDDVERIAEDAERAKRMGFGGKLCIHPKQVGIVIAAFTPTEEELAWAQRVIDADKSSKGGAVKLDGRMIDRPVVLLAQRTLAITGKH is encoded by the coding sequence ATGAACCCACTTGATACACCTTTAGGATTTAGCACCAACTTTTTATTTGTTCCAGGTACTCGTCCTGAGCGTTTTATAAAAGCACTTGATAGCGGTGCCAGTGGTGTTGTATTAGATCTTGAAGATGCTGTTGCCGAGGAAGATAAAGTCAGCGCACGCGATGCCATTCGTACGGCTTGGCCAAGCTTTAGTGCTGAGCAAAAGAAACGTTTGGTGATTCGTACGAACTCACCAGGCAGCAAGTTTTATGCGGCTGACTTAATCCTGGCGCAAGAACTCCAGGTTGCCTGCCTACTCATTCCCAAAAGCGAATCGCTCGATCAAATTAACGGCGCCGCTTTGATATTGCCCAACACCGCAATTATTCCCATGATTGAAACTGCAGTCGGCTTGGATCAGCTGAAAGAAATCGCCAACGCCAATCAGGTTATTCGCCTTGCTTTAGGCAATCTAGATTTACAGGCTGACCTTGGTATGGTTTGTGATCGCCAAGAAACGGAACTGCAAACTGCTCGCTATCAAATTGTTTTAGCCTCTCGCCTGGCACAAATTGCCCCTCCAATTGATGGGGTTACGCCCTCTACCGATGATGTTGAGCGTATTGCAGAAGATGCAGAACGCGCAAAACGCATGGGTTTTGGTGGAAAGCTCTGCATTCATCCCAAACAGGTAGGAATCGTCATTGCTGCATTCACACCCACTGAAGAAGAGCTGGCATGGGCCCAGCGAGTGATTGACGCGGACAAATCCTCCAAAGGGGGTGCCGTAAAGCTGGATGGCCGCATGATTGATAGGCCAGTGGTGTTATTGGCCCAAAGAACCCTAGCAATTACTGGTAAACACTAG
- the chrA gene encoding chromate efflux transporter: MSVPLREALKFWAKLGFISFGGPAGQIAVLHQELVEKRRWISERRFLHALNYCMLLPGPEAQQLVTYIGWLMHRSWGGILAGILFVLPSLFILIGLSWVYLTFGQVPWIAAIFFGIKPAVTAIVLHAAVRIGKRTIHNQALQWIALGSFLAIFILNLAFPIIVAIAAAIGYWGGKKYPEYFQQKNIHDSKEPSGFGNAIVDDYTPTPEHAQFSYQKTIRHSLIALSFWLLPMGGLIALFGWKTLYPQIAWFFSKAAFLTFGGAYAVLPYVYQGAVDHFHWLSANQMIDGLALGETTPGPLIMVVAFVGYLAGHIQHLIGASNPFWFGVLGACVATWFTFLPSFFFILVGGPLIESTHGKLGFTAPLTAITAAVVGVIANLGLFFAYHVFLPRGFGGSISWISILICALAGLALFKFQKGVLTVLGGSALAGLLFYYISILMG; this comes from the coding sequence TTGAGCGTTCCTCTACGCGAGGCCCTGAAATTTTGGGCTAAGCTAGGCTTCATTAGTTTTGGTGGGCCAGCAGGACAAATCGCCGTTCTGCACCAAGAGTTAGTTGAAAAGCGTCGCTGGATTTCTGAGCGGCGCTTTTTACATGCACTGAACTATTGCATGCTGCTCCCTGGGCCTGAAGCCCAACAACTCGTGACCTACATAGGCTGGCTCATGCACCGCAGTTGGGGCGGCATTCTGGCGGGCATACTTTTTGTACTGCCTTCTCTATTCATATTGATTGGCTTATCCTGGGTTTACCTTACATTTGGACAAGTTCCTTGGATTGCAGCCATCTTTTTTGGTATTAAGCCCGCAGTCACTGCCATCGTATTGCACGCTGCCGTACGTATTGGTAAGCGCACCATTCACAACCAAGCACTGCAATGGATTGCCTTAGGTTCTTTCTTGGCCATCTTCATTCTCAATCTTGCCTTTCCGATCATCGTGGCGATTGCTGCTGCTATTGGCTATTGGGGTGGCAAAAAATATCCCGAATATTTTCAACAAAAAAATATTCATGACAGCAAAGAGCCTAGCGGATTCGGCAATGCAATCGTTGATGATTACACTCCGACTCCCGAACATGCGCAATTTAGTTATCAAAAAACGATTCGTCATTCGCTAATTGCACTCAGCTTTTGGTTGCTACCTATGGGTGGATTGATTGCTCTCTTTGGCTGGAAGACGTTATATCCACAGATAGCCTGGTTCTTTAGTAAGGCAGCCTTTCTGACTTTTGGTGGTGCATATGCAGTACTTCCCTATGTATATCAAGGCGCCGTTGATCACTTCCATTGGCTGAGCGCGAATCAAATGATTGATGGTTTGGCGCTTGGTGAAACCACCCCAGGACCGTTGATCATGGTGGTTGCTTTTGTGGGCTACCTTGCTGGTCATATTCAACATTTGATAGGCGCTAGCAATCCTTTTTGGTTTGGAGTGCTGGGGGCATGTGTTGCTACTTGGTTTACTTTCTTGCCTTCCTTCTTTTTTATCCTGGTTGGCGGCCCGCTGATTGAATCAACTCACGGGAAACTTGGTTTTACAGCCCCGCTAACTGCTATCACCGCCGCTGTTGTTGGCGTCATCGCCAATCTAGGTCTCTTTTTTGCATATCATGTCTTTTTACCGAGGGGCTTTGGTGGTTCGATTTCTTGGATCTCGATCTTAATCTGCGCCTTAGCTGGATTGGCCTTATTTAAATTTCAAAAAGGTGTTCTCACGGTATTGGGTGGGTCAGCCTTAGCTGGATTACTCTTCTATTACATCTCAATATTGATGGGGTGA
- the fabI gene encoding enoyl-ACP reductase FabI, translating to MGFLSGKKILITGLLSNRSIAYGIAKACHREGAELAFTYVGERFKDRIVDFAKEFNTNLIFDCDVGSDEQISALFKDLAKSWPQFDGFVHAIGFAPREAIAGDFLDGLSREGFKIAHDISAYSFPAMAKEALPMLRDKSSLLTLTYLGSMKNVPNYNTMGLAKASLEASVRYLAGSVGPKGIRANGISAGPIKTLAASGIKGFGKILEAVEQTAPLRRNVTIDDVGNTAAFLLSDLANGITAEIIYVDNGFSQVVGGMDEV from the coding sequence ATGGGCTTTCTCTCCGGCAAAAAAATCCTCATTACCGGCCTCCTCTCTAACCGCTCCATTGCCTATGGCATCGCCAAGGCCTGCCACCGCGAAGGCGCTGAACTAGCCTTTACCTACGTGGGTGAACGCTTCAAGGACCGCATTGTCGATTTTGCAAAAGAATTCAATACCAACCTCATTTTTGACTGTGATGTGGGCAGCGATGAGCAAATCAGCGCCCTTTTTAAGGATTTAGCTAAATCCTGGCCTCAGTTTGATGGTTTTGTACATGCAATTGGTTTTGCACCGCGCGAAGCGATTGCTGGTGATTTTTTAGATGGCCTCTCACGTGAAGGCTTCAAGATTGCCCACGACATTTCAGCGTACAGCTTTCCAGCGATGGCAAAAGAAGCTTTACCGATGTTGCGCGATAAATCGTCTTTACTCACCCTGACTTATTTGGGTTCGATGAAGAATGTTCCTAACTACAACACCATGGGTTTAGCTAAAGCTTCTCTTGAAGCTTCCGTGCGCTACCTAGCTGGCTCGGTTGGCCCTAAGGGCATTCGTGCTAACGGTATTTCTGCTGGCCCAATTAAAACTTTGGCGGCATCTGGCATCAAAGGCTTTGGCAAGATTTTGGAAGCAGTTGAACAAACAGCACCACTCCGCCGCAATGTAACCATTGATGATGTGGGCAACACTGCAGCATTCTTGTTGTCCGATTTAGCAAACGGCATTACTGCTGAAATCATTTATGTAGATAACGGCTTTAGCCAAGTAGTTGGCGGAATGGACGAAGTTTGA
- a CDS encoding microcin C ABC transporter permease YejB, which produces MRAYIFKRLLLMIPTILGVLTLTFAVVQFVPGGPVEQMVLELKGKGSAATGGSESSGSGATYRGRQGVDAQRLEEVKALYGFDKPPLERYFMMLGRFARFDLGQSYYQHESVWRLVVSKLPVSISIGLWTFFITYLVSIPLGIAKAVRDGSRFDAITSSMILVGYAIPGFVLGVLLLVVFGGGSFLQIFPLRGLTSDNWSDLSLIGKVMDYLWHLVLPITASVLGSFAVVTMLTKNSFLEEIRKQYVLTARAKGLTEKQVLWKHVFRNALLPLVTGFPAAFIGAFFTGSLLIETLFSLDGLGLLSYESVMRRDYPVVFGTLYLFTLIGLFTKLISDLCYVYIDPRIQFGAGGGS; this is translated from the coding sequence ATGCGCGCCTACATCTTCAAACGTTTGCTCTTGATGATCCCAACGATCTTAGGTGTATTAACTCTTACCTTCGCCGTAGTGCAATTTGTTCCGGGTGGACCAGTAGAGCAAATGGTATTGGAATTAAAAGGCAAAGGCAGTGCAGCCACGGGTGGTTCTGAGTCTTCGGGTTCTGGCGCGACGTATCGCGGGCGTCAGGGTGTCGATGCGCAACGCCTCGAGGAAGTAAAAGCCTTATATGGTTTTGATAAGCCACCTCTTGAGCGTTATTTCATGATGTTGGGCCGTTTTGCTAGATTCGATTTAGGTCAAAGCTATTACCAACATGAAAGCGTTTGGCGTTTAGTAGTTTCTAAATTGCCGGTATCGATCAGCATCGGTTTATGGACCTTCTTTATTACCTATTTAGTTTCTATTCCTTTGGGAATAGCGAAGGCAGTCCGTGATGGCTCACGTTTTGATGCCATCACTAGCAGCATGATCCTCGTGGGCTATGCGATTCCAGGATTTGTGTTGGGCGTCTTATTGCTTGTTGTCTTTGGTGGAGGAAGTTTTTTACAAATCTTCCCGCTAAGAGGCTTAACTTCCGATAACTGGAGTGATCTCAGTCTCATAGGTAAGGTGATGGATTACTTGTGGCATTTAGTGTTGCCAATTACCGCATCTGTTCTAGGAAGTTTTGCAGTGGTCACGATGCTGACTAAGAATTCATTCTTAGAGGAGATTCGTAAGCAATACGTTCTGACTGCACGCGCAAAAGGACTTACGGAAAAACAAGTTCTTTGGAAGCATGTCTTCCGCAATGCACTCTTGCCACTGGTAACAGGTTTCCCTGCAGCGTTTATTGGCGCATTCTTTACGGGCTCCTTATTGATAGAGACTTTGTTCTCTTTGGATGGGCTTGGCTTGCTTTCATATGAGTCAGTGATGCGCCGTGACTACCCAGTAGTGTTTGGCACTCTGTACTTATTCACCTTAATTGGTTTATTTACAAAGTTAATTTCTGATCTTTGCTATGTATACATAGACCCACGCATTCAGTTTGGTGCGGGAGGCGGTTCATGA